One Verrucomicrobiales bacterium DNA segment encodes these proteins:
- a CDS encoding amidohydrolase family protein: MNSLSLRPAALRLAYFGVSVALSAGMGLAGESPRPWKGDVWRAHHRVIDLHQHIEGLEERFQRALRINDRVGVGVAVNLSGGTVTHKPGEISEFQRVSELAQKVAPDRFLSYFNLDYTGLDDPDFSARAVKQVEEAHRLGAAGLKEYKRLGLTIRNKAGEILPIDDPRLDPVWKRCGELKLPVSIHVADPKAFWLPYNQQNERWKELKDHPKWWFGDPKQFPSREQLLAALDRVIVRHTNTTFVCVHFANNSEDLDWVERMLDTRPNMNADLAARIPEIGRHNPERVRRLFIKHQDRIFFATDFQVYSRLILGSAGDAERPSDDEAAQFFHKEWRWLETEDRDWPHMTPIQGDWNISSIGLPTEVLRKIYFDNARRLLVRSLPFTRIRAARIAEDFPIEGRDRPGTWSRATPFPLEQQTQDGKARPELSTTCRVLWSDRFLYLQYDCPFKTLTVYPTVQKEERIKNGQALWDKDVVEAFIGSDPAHPDHYTEYEWAPNGESLDLKIRRPHSDFAWSSGMESVVTVDEERKVWKCSVRIPLSALSETAPQPGTKWRMNLYRIDRAHKAFLASNPTLNGSFHTFDRFGWLEFEK, encoded by the coding sequence ATGAATTCCCTTTCGCTGAGGCCCGCGGCGTTACGGTTGGCTTATTTTGGAGTGTCGGTCGCTCTGTCCGCTGGAATGGGCCTTGCGGGGGAGTCTCCTCGTCCATGGAAAGGCGATGTTTGGCGGGCGCATCATCGGGTGATCGACCTGCACCAGCATATTGAAGGTCTGGAGGAACGGTTTCAGCGGGCGCTTAGAATCAATGATCGCGTGGGGGTTGGCGTTGCCGTGAATCTCAGTGGTGGCACGGTGACCCATAAGCCTGGTGAGATCTCCGAGTTCCAGCGGGTTTCCGAGTTGGCCCAGAAAGTCGCCCCTGATCGCTTCCTGAGTTACTTCAACCTGGACTACACCGGTCTGGATGATCCGGATTTCTCCGCACGGGCCGTCAAGCAAGTGGAGGAAGCCCACCGACTGGGAGCAGCCGGGCTCAAGGAGTACAAGCGCCTGGGACTTACCATTCGCAATAAGGCTGGGGAGATCCTGCCGATCGACGATCCCAGGCTGGATCCAGTCTGGAAGCGTTGCGGCGAGCTGAAGCTGCCGGTCAGCATTCACGTCGCGGATCCGAAGGCCTTCTGGCTCCCGTATAATCAGCAGAACGAACGTTGGAAGGAGCTGAAGGATCATCCGAAGTGGTGGTTCGGCGATCCTAAGCAATTTCCCAGTCGAGAGCAGCTTCTCGCCGCGTTGGATCGGGTGATTGTTCGCCATACGAACACCACTTTCGTTTGCGTGCACTTTGCGAACAACTCAGAGGATCTGGACTGGGTTGAGCGGATGTTGGACACCCGTCCGAACATGAATGCCGATCTGGCAGCGCGCATCCCGGAGATCGGGCGGCACAATCCCGAGCGCGTGCGCCGGTTGTTCATCAAGCATCAAGATCGGATCTTTTTTGCCACCGATTTTCAGGTGTATAGTCGTTTGATCCTGGGGAGCGCTGGCGACGCGGAGCGTCCCAGCGACGACGAGGCCGCCCAGTTCTTCCATAAAGAGTGGCGATGGTTGGAAACCGAGGATCGGGATTGGCCGCACATGACTCCGATCCAGGGCGATTGGAACATCAGTTCCATTGGGTTGCCAACCGAGGTGTTGCGGAAGATCTATTTTGACAATGCGCGTCGGCTGCTGGTGCGGTCTTTGCCGTTCACCCGCATTCGCGCCGCGCGAATTGCCGAGGACTTTCCCATCGAGGGCCGGGATCGCCCGGGGACGTGGTCACGGGCAACCCCTTTTCCTCTAGAGCAGCAGACGCAGGACGGCAAGGCGCGTCCCGAGCTGAGCACCACTTGCCGCGTGCTGTGGTCGGATCGCTTCCTGTACCTACAATACGATTGTCCCTTCAAGACCCTGACAGTGTATCCGACTGTTCAAAAGGAGGAGCGCATTAAGAATGGGCAGGCGCTTTGGGATAAGGATGTAGTGGAGGCGTTCATCGGTTCCGATCCGGCGCATCCTGACCATTACACGGAGTATGAATGGGCGCCGAACGGAGAGTCGCTGGATCTCAAGATTCGCCGGCCCCACTCAGACTTCGCCTGGAGCAGCGGGATGGAGTCGGTCGTCACGGTGGATGAAGAGCGCAAGGTTTGGAAGTGCTCGGTTCGCATCCCCTTGAGCGCACTTTCGGAAACCGCTCCTCAGCCGGGGACGAAGTGGCGCATGAACCTCTATCGGATCGATCGAGCGCACAAAGCCTTCCTGGCGAGCAACCCCACCTTGAACGGATCCTTTCACACCTTTGACCGTTTTGGCTGGCTCGAGTTTGAGAAGTGA